A section of the Oxyura jamaicensis isolate SHBP4307 breed ruddy duck unplaced genomic scaffold, BPBGC_Ojam_1.0 oxyUn_random_OJ71861, whole genome shotgun sequence genome encodes:
- the LOC118159729 gene encoding olfactory receptor 14J1-like: MPNSSSVSEFLLLAFTDKRELQLLHFGLFLGIYLAALLGNGLIVTAVACDHRLHTPMYFFLLNLALLDLGCISTTLPKAMANSLWNTRAISYQGCAAQVFLFFSLAGTEFSFLTIMSYDRYVAICKPLHYGSLLGSRACAQMAAAAWGSGFLSAVLHTATTFSLPLCQGNAVDQFFCEIPQILKLSCSDAYLREVGALVFTLLLVFLCFVYIVVSYVQIFRVVLRMPSEQGRHKAFSTCLPHLAVVSMTVSTGLFAYLKPPSITSQSLDLVVSFLYSVVPPAVNPVIYSMRNQELKYAVRKIFLYKLLHHQ; this comes from the coding sequence atgcccaacagcagctctgtgagcgagttcctcctgctggcattcacAGACaagcgggagctgcagctcctgcattttgggctcttcctgggcatctacctggctgccctcctgggcaacggcctcatcgTCACCGCCGTAGCTtgcgaccaccgcctccacactcccatgtacttcttcctcctcaaccttgCCCTCCttgacctgggctgcatctccaccactctccccaaagccatggccaattctCTCTGGAACACTagggccatctcctatcaaggatgtgctgcacaggtctttctttttttctccttggctGGTACagagttttcctttctcaccaTCATGTCCTAcgaccgctacgttgccatctgcaagcccctgcactacgggagcctcctgggcagcagagcttgtgcccagatggcagcagctgcctggggcagtggctttctcagtgctgtcctgcacacggccactacattttccctgcccctctgccaaggcaatgctgtggaccagttcttctgtgagatcccccagatcctcaagctctcctgctcagatgcctacctcCGAGAAGTTGGGGCACTTGTCTTTACTCTTTTGttagtatttctttgttttgtttacattgtggtgtcctatgtgcagatcttcagggtggtgctgaggatgccctctgagcagggccgacataaagccttttccacgtgcctccctcacctggccgtggtctcTATGACTGTTAGCACTGGCttgtttgcctacctgaagcctCCCTCCATCACCTCCCAGTCGCTGGACCTGGTGGTGTCTTTTCTGTactcggtggtgcctccagcagtgaaccccgtcatctacagcatgaggaaccaggagctcaaaTATGCagtgaggaaaatatttctatacaAGCTTCTTCATCATCAATAA